In Methylomagnum ishizawai, one DNA window encodes the following:
- the der gene encoding ribosome biogenesis GTPase Der — protein sequence MLPVVALVGRPNVGKSTLFNYLTQTRDALVADYPGLTRDRQYGRVKRGGQRNFFVVDTGGIVETELGIDEQAMRQVRVALEEADLVLFLVDGRDGLNVGDEAIAAHLRRIGKPVLLAVNKLDRPGQTLAAHEFHALGLGEPHPLSASHALGIDDLLDAVRDKLPAEDPGDSADAAPGIHVAVVGRPNVGKSTLVNRMLGEERVVVFDQPGTTRDSVYIPFERQGKPYTLIDTAGIRRRGRIAETIEKFSVIKAMQAIEKAHVVVYIIDAREGVTDQDATLLGMVLEIGRGLIVGLNKWDGLAHDHKEEIRRQIDLKLGFVDFAEKYFISALHGTGVGNLFDAVEGVHAASMLDMSTARLTRLLQDVVAAHQPPLVRGRRIKLKYAHQGGSNPPTIVIHGNQTDEIPGSYKRYLGNAFREALDLHGTPVRLEFKGGENPYQGRRNPLTERQIRKRRRLIKHAKK from the coding sequence ATGTTACCCGTAGTCGCCCTGGTGGGCCGCCCCAATGTGGGAAAATCCACCCTGTTCAATTATCTGACCCAAACCCGCGACGCCCTGGTCGCGGACTACCCCGGCCTGACCCGCGACCGCCAATATGGCCGGGTCAAGCGTGGCGGGCAGCGGAATTTCTTCGTGGTCGACACCGGCGGCATCGTCGAAACCGAACTCGGCATCGACGAGCAGGCCATGCGCCAAGTGCGGGTCGCGTTGGAAGAAGCCGACCTGGTGTTGTTCCTGGTCGATGGCCGCGACGGCCTCAACGTCGGGGACGAGGCCATCGCCGCCCATCTCAGGCGGATCGGCAAGCCGGTGCTGCTGGCGGTGAACAAGCTCGACCGGCCCGGCCAGACCCTCGCCGCCCACGAATTCCACGCCCTGGGCCTGGGCGAGCCGCATCCCTTGTCCGCCTCCCACGCCCTGGGGATAGACGACCTGCTCGACGCCGTGCGGGACAAGCTCCCGGCGGAAGACCCGGGAGATTCCGCCGACGCAGCCCCCGGCATCCATGTCGCCGTGGTGGGCCGTCCCAACGTCGGCAAATCCACCCTGGTCAACCGGATGCTGGGCGAGGAGCGCGTGGTCGTGTTCGACCAGCCCGGCACCACCCGCGACAGCGTCTATATCCCCTTCGAGCGCCAGGGCAAGCCCTACACCCTGATCGACACCGCCGGCATCCGCCGCCGCGGCCGCATCGCCGAGACCATCGAGAAGTTCAGCGTCATCAAGGCCATGCAGGCCATCGAGAAGGCCCATGTGGTGGTCTATATCATCGACGCCCGCGAGGGCGTGACCGACCAGGACGCGACCCTGTTGGGCATGGTGCTGGAGATCGGCCGGGGGCTCATCGTCGGCCTGAACAAATGGGACGGCCTGGCCCACGACCACAAGGAAGAAATCCGCCGCCAGATCGACCTCAAGCTCGGCTTCGTCGATTTCGCCGAGAAATATTTCATCTCGGCCCTGCACGGCACCGGGGTCGGCAATTTGTTCGACGCCGTGGAAGGCGTGCATGCCGCCTCGATGCTGGACATGTCCACCGCCCGGCTGACCCGCTTGCTCCAGGACGTGGTCGCCGCCCATCAGCCACCCTTGGTGCGCGGCCGCCGCATCAAGCTGAAATACGCCCACCAAGGCGGCAGCAACCCGCCCACCATCGTCATCCACGGCAACCAGACCGACGAAATCCCCGGCAGCTACAAGCGCTACCTCGGCAACGCCTTCCGCGAAGCGCTGGACCTGCACGGCACGCCGGTCCGGCTGGAATTCAAGGGCGGGGAAAATCCCTACCAGGGCAGGCGCAACCCGCTCACGGAACGGCAAATCCGCAAGCGGCGCAGGCTGATAAAACATGCGAAGAAATAG
- a CDS encoding PEP-CTERM sorting domain-containing protein, with product MFNRKPAYLALLAALAGASTGADALMVDNFKNPNPANDTFLNQQTDTSAWSTDDSASGAIGGYRDLYLNHPSGGSDSTFTCLSAGDSSGNCAPYIGTTGLVVYNEGAVNATAQVLWDGTNSALESGSTTPAMGLTGANLSASGAQGFYLDLNYLSAGVDLTITVWSNSGAVSASSTLHNLLDCPLSSPLCGSLYKFFSFSSFTGGAVDFADVNAIALSISGPLGYYLEATSLETRSDPGVPEPATLALTGLGLLGMGWSRRRSNARR from the coding sequence ATGTTTAACCGAAAACCAGCCTACTTGGCCCTGTTGGCCGCCTTGGCCGGCGCATCCACGGGCGCGGACGCCCTTATGGTGGATAACTTCAAAAACCCCAATCCCGCCAACGATACTTTTTTAAACCAGCAGACGGATACATCGGCTTGGTCGACGGACGACAGCGCGAGCGGGGCTATCGGTGGCTATCGGGACCTGTATTTGAACCATCCTAGCGGGGGTTCCGATAGTACGTTCACCTGCCTTTCCGCCGGAGATTCCTCGGGCAATTGCGCGCCCTATATCGGGACTACCGGCTTGGTGGTTTACAACGAAGGCGCTGTCAACGCGACCGCGCAGGTCTTGTGGGATGGCACTAATAGCGCTCTCGAATCCGGCTCGACCACGCCCGCGATGGGCTTGACCGGCGCAAACCTCTCGGCTTCCGGGGCTCAAGGATTCTATCTGGATTTGAACTACCTCAGCGCGGGCGTGGACCTGACCATCACCGTGTGGTCGAATTCGGGCGCGGTATCGGCCAGCAGTACGCTGCATAATTTGCTGGATTGTCCCCTCAGCAGCCCTCTGTGCGGTTCCCTCTATAAGTTTTTCTCCTTCAGCAGTTTCACGGGCGGCGCGGTGGACTTCGCGGATGTTAACGCCATCGCCCTCAGCATCAGCGGTCCGCTCGGGTATTATCTCGAAGCCACCTCCCTGGAAACCCGTAGCGATCCGGGCGTCCCGGAACCCGCCACCCTGGCGCTCACCGGCCTGGGCCTCCTGGGCATGGGGTGGTCCCGCCGCCGCAGCAATGCCAGGCGATAG